The Microcoleus sp. bin38.metabat.b11b12b14.051 genomic sequence CAAAGTGCTGGAACTCGGCTGGAACCCGGGTGACGACCTAGACAACGATTGCGACTTGTAGCCATCCTGGCGACACCTGCCAGAAGCACAAGTGGTGCGACAGGTCGGAGAGACGACCATCCCAATCAACAAGGAAGTTAAACCGATGAACGAACAACAAACCCAACTTTTGATGCGCGGCATGATTCAACTGATGTCGAAAATGGCCGCCGCCGTGACCAACTGCGACAACCGGATTAAAGCACTTGAGGAGGAAGAAGACCAAGAAAGCCTAGCAGAGTTTCTTGAGTTGATGCCCTTGGTTGACGCTCTAACAGCGCAAATAGACGCACCGCCGACGGTCTAGATTAAATAAGTGCGATCGGGCAAAAGTGCCTCTAATAGCCCGATCGCACTTTTCACCCACCATAGTTTTCAAAAAATGACACCACAAGAAACTCTCGAAAGAATGCGCGCCGCTTCTGACAACTTCTATAACGAAGCAGTCCGCACCAACTGCCACACATTCATTGAATTTACCGGCCTGCTCAACGAGTACATCAAAATCTGTGAAGAAAACCTCGCCGTAGGAATTGATTTCACCCAATCCAATGCCCACATCAAAGGCCCCCAACTGAAGATACAAGAGCACGAGGTTGACTACCTCAATGAGAAGCTGTGCTGCATTTTCCAGGGATTAATAATTCTCGGCCAGCAGGAGGCAGATAAATGACCTCGCCGGATTTAATTGATTCTGCAACCGCAGAAAGTGAAGGGGTTAGCTCGGTTGAAGAATCAAATTTTCGCGATCGGGCTGTAAGCGAATATTCTCCCAAAGGCACGGCCCGTACTGGATTTTCGTATTTCCGGTTTTCGTATAAGGATGGCTCGCGAACGGTCAGCATTCACATTCCAGGGGGAAACGTGCGATCGGCTAACGCTCAATCCAGGGCGATCGAAGTCCGCGCCAAAATTGCTGCGGGGATGCCGCCAGAGGAGATTGTGAAGGCGATCCGAAAAATGTCTTTGTGTTATCACGATAGTTGCCCAGGGGTGATCGGGAGCTAGAAAATATTGATCGCATTCTTTCTCTGTTCCTCTGGCACGTCAATGTAGCGGCCCAGAGAGCTCAAGCTTGCGTGCCCAGACAGAGATTTAATCAAACCAGCGTTGAACCCTAAATTGTTAAGCCTGGTTATGAACCCCCGCCGCGGGGAGTACAAGCTGTATCCCTGCCCTTGCAGCCCCGCCCTTTTCAAAGCTCGCCTCAAAGATTGATCGATCGCCTGCCGCGACAGACACCGCCCCAGTCGAACGCGAGAAGGAAACAAATACCCAATTTGAGGGCACTCGAAATCCCTCAATAAAATCTCCAAATTTCGGTGGCAGGGAATTTCCCGCGAGACTTTATCCTTGCGGGTATTGCCTGGAAAAAGAATAGATCCTCGGCAAATACGCCTTGTAGGGTTTAAATAAAATTGCCCAACATCAGCTTTCAAGATAGCCTGAGGACGTTCGCCCGTGTACCAAGCAATCGCCCAAAAGATTTTATGAATTTCCGCAACAAAATTGTTGCTAATTTGTTCGTAACTTTCTTGAGTTAGTGGCGTCGCCTGCCCAAATTTATTGACTTTCACGTTGCTAATTTGAATAAAAAAGTAAGAAATAAGCAAGCACCCAAGCTTCCTCTCAATTCTAAACCGTGTATCCCTTGCCTGAAAGAACTTTCACAAAATATATACATTGCTCTTTTATCTAAAAGAGCAATATTTACCATTAACAATTCGGCTTGTATCATTGAAAGAAATCACGCCCACGGCAATACAACATGGCAATCGTCACACCAGGAACGGGAGCAACCCTGCAATCACCTACATTAGAGGGCCAATTTGTACAGCTAGTAGAATTTTTTCAGGCAATAGAGAAAACAGGCGGCAACCAAACAAGTTACTTTGCGAGCAGCTTCGACTCTGACGACTTGCTCTTTAGCGGCACATTCTCAGTCCCTATTTTGCCCGGTGCTACAGGAGCGGTATTCAGTGGGGATACTGCAAGGTTCCTAATCGGGACTTTTGCCCCCGGGACAGGCGGAACATTTACCCAAGCTACAGCGCTAGACTACTTCCTAGCAGTTGCAATGCGTCTCGTGACTTTTCAAAACGACGTAACCAAAAACCCACAGAATGCCACAAACGTCACCCTCGAAATTGACGCGAACAAAAACATAGCATCTGGCACTTTTAATTTACCGTTTACCAAAACAGTTACACCAACAGGAATCGCCATCACCCCTGGCACTTACTTGTTATAAAAATAGTTGAATAATTAACAACAAAAAAAATGAGTGAATATACATTCCCGATTAATTTTGAGCCATTAAAAGCAAACAACACTATCCAGACAATCGTAGACATCGATGCCCTTTGCGCGCCGGCTAAGGCTGCGCTAACTGGATATGTCAGTTCCCTTACACTTCCTGCCGCCGAAACACAACATATGCTGTGGGCAAATGTGGGATTGAATATTTACATCGAGCAACTTACCGCCAGCTACTACCTACCATCTTTAGGAGCTCAAACCCCCGCACCCGCCATCAAGCGTAGTAGCACGTTGGCAGATAAAGTAGCCGAAATCTCTTCATTGACAGGCCGCTGGCCTAAATGCCAATTTCTGCTCTGGGTGCGGCCAAACGCAACCGCAGCGTGGCAATGGGTAGCAACTGATTTAATCCAAAATTACGGCAACCGAGTTAATTATTTAAATTTATTAATCCCATACCTGACGCAAGGCAACGTGCTCGTAGCTGGCCGCGGAACTCAAGTCGGGCTGCAATTCATATCCGACGCAGCAATCTCAGCCACACTCCCCCAAGCATCAGACAGATTAGTTATACAAGGCAGCGTGCGCGTTGAATTGTCACTATTAGATGCAAAAAAAAACGATGAAACAAACGCTTTAAAAGCTCGATTGACCGCACTTGAGAATTTACTAGGAATCATGGGAGCGCCAACTGCCACTACCGAGGGACGCAGTGGATTAGTTCCAAAGGCTCTTGCCGGACAAGGAAACAGGCTCTTAAGGGGAGACTGCACTTGGCAATCACCTACCGAGTTAACAGGTCTAAGAACCCGAACGAACGCAACGACTGTGCCATTTAACGCTAATGCTTTTACCCTAGCGCAACCAAGAGAATTGCAGTGGATTGATGGAGGTGTTGCGAACCTTAACTTACCAGCCAATGCAGGTACATTGTTAAGAAACGACCCCTTGTTTGACGTTGCTAAAGAACTTTATGAAAGCCAAGAGTTTAATAACGCCGGTGGGCGATGGTGGAAACGTGACGAAAATAATGGCGTTTGGAGTGCTTGGAAAGAATTAGCTTTTCTAGAGGGAAACCAAGTTTTTACTGGCGATAAATCTTTTGCTGGGTTCACGAGACTAGGGGATACCGCAATCAAAGTAAAATTAATTACTGGCACTACTTCTGCATCTCAGGGGGTAGCAAGTATTTTGCCACACGGTATAACTAGCCCTGTAAAAATAATCTCGGCGACTCTAGCAATTGAATATGTAGGCGGGAATTGGGTGCCAGCCAGTTACACGAATGTGGGGGGATATGAAGCTAATTTACAATGGGATACAGCAAATGTTGCAGTCATCGCCAGAACTGGAAATTCGGCGAGCATTTTGAGCAAACCTTTTAGTGTTTTGTTAACTTACATCGCTTAGCAACATGAAAATAAGTTATTTGTCCCCAGACCAAATATCTGTTAGCACACCAATTGGAAATACAAAGGGAGTTGCATCAGTTTCCGAAAAAGCAATTAGTGGGGGTTTAGACCTAGGAATTGTTGGAGTAGGTATCAGTACAGACTACGGTGGCGCAGTCACAGGAAAAATCAATTTAGGGATTATAGGAATGGAGGTTCAGCTAGGTAGCGAAGGTGGCAAATCAGTAACGCAAGCCGGCTTTGGACTCCTAGAAGTTAAAGTCGAATCGAGAAATTGCGTTGTCACAGAAACCAAGACAATCGCAGGGCAAATTGTTGCTAGTCGCAGCTATCCCGATCCTGGTTGTAAATTACCGGAACAAGAAAAACCTTTTTTGCCGCCAGCGCCTGAGCCGGGCCCTAACGGCGTTGAAATTCCGGATACAGACGAACAGATATATGCGGTAATTACGCAAACTAGAGGTGGAACTATTGTAGAAACTGTTAACTATTGGCCTTTCCACACTACAACAATTACTGATACTAGCGAAGCAACTATGAATGTTTCAAACATTCCAGACGAAGTTCCGCCCCCTCGAACGAATAGACCGGTTCCATTTTTTGTAAATAAAATACTAAAGATAGACCACGTTTATAGGGTTAATTATCCAAACAACCCTTCAGCAAACATTACGGACCTAATAGACATTAGGTCTTCTTTCGATTCCACAAACGACTTGATGGAATTTGGTGTGTGGCGCGATCTAGAGGGAAATTATAATAGCTCCTGGGGCGCACACGTTTCGTCAAATCTTGTAATTGAAAAACATACAACAACACGTAACGGACAGCCTGCGGGAGTATATACGGACGGGCTTTGGGGAGGAGTATGGGCAGGAAAAGCATCGACATTAAGAAAACTTCTTGCATTAGAACAACGAGGAGACGGAGGCAGATTTAATTTAAAAACAATAGTTTCACAGATAATTCCAGTCGGAAAACAAAAGCCAGTCGCACAATTTTTACCAACCGGAAATACACCACCGATGAATAACAACTGCTGTGAAGAAATACTTGATTTACTTGATGAGTTTAAAGAAGTTTTAGCCCTCAAAGAATTTAAGACTAAGAAAATATCAATTCCTGGCGAAATGATTGCCATTCAAACAGAAGGAATGCCCGCGCCACCTGATGAAATAATTAGCAATTACCCTCAGATGCTCAGCGCCATTTTATTAGCAGTTAACCGATATGGGATTGACGCACCAATAACAGCAATTGTGGAAGATTCGGATTTAACAAAAGCCGGAAAGCAAGAAAACGAATTCACTTACACATCACCAGGAACCGCCATCAAGGCAATACTTGAATTATTGCTAGAAATGAAGGCAGAGAATGGTGCTAGGCTTGAAATTCAAGTGCGCTTAGCTTCAGCTATTACTCGCACATTGAAAATCGCTGCCGGAGTTAGTGAGTCGGTATCCACAATCATTAAAATGCTGGGGATTCCTGTTAGACCAAAACAGAAATCTCTACCACTAGAATTCAACTTATTTGCAGGCAAAAAAGGTAAAGGCTTCGCCAAAGCCGAAACAAGCGGCCGTAGTGCTGGCTCGGAAACGCAATTAGAATCAATTTTGCCGAACTTTCTTAAGGACAGCCAATATGAGCTCCCAGCGCCAACTTTCAATCCAGATGATGATGACATTAGAG encodes the following:
- a CDS encoding tyrosine-type recombinase/integrase, encoding MKVNKFGQATPLTQESYEQISNNFVAEIHKIFWAIAWYTGERPQAILKADVGQFYLNPTRRICRGSILFPGNTRKDKVSREIPCHRNLEILLRDFECPQIGYLFPSRVRLGRCLSRQAIDQSLRRALKRAGLQGQGYSLYSPRRGFITRLNNLGFNAGLIKSLSGHASLSSLGRYIDVPEEQRKNAINIF